The following proteins come from a genomic window of Microbacterium sulfonylureivorans:
- a CDS encoding TPM domain-containing protein — translation MRARWAAALTATLVVAMTAIGAGAWATDPVQLGSAYVLDQTGALGSDELAAAEAELTDLSSSTEADLYVVFVDAFTDPSDSEQWATIVAQENGLGPSQYLLAVSTEGRQYYLSADSDGPLSEQEVRAAEAAAQPFLREGDYAGAITATADSMRSALGAGGGAGAGGFTGIIWVIVIAAVVVLVIWLVLRSRRKKSGQVAGGAGVPAVEQLPIEELERRAASALVQTDDAIKTSAQELGFARAQFGDAATTEFEQALATAKTNLDEAFTLKQQLDDATPDSDQDVRGWNTRIVALCEQANALLDEKAEAFDELRKLEQNAPEALARIQDQHARAAASLDGAAARLQTLRSSYAAEALATVADNPDQARQRLAFADEQLAAAQASIGAGKGGEAAVGIRAAEEAVGQAVLLEDAIGKLADDLAEGERSAAALVAELEQDVVTAQALPDPDGRVAAAITATAQQIDAAKANLASSAKRPLVTLQSLEAANRQIDALVQGIRDAEAQTQRARQMVGQLIMQAQAQVSTAEDYITARRGAVGAEARTRLAEAGAALVRAQQLQADDPQQAMQHAQRADQLAGQAIQLAQGDVGSFEGGGMFGGGQQQGGGGGNVLGAVLGGILINSMMGGGGGRSSGGGSLGGMFGGGSSGGVRPGSFGGGGTRARRGGGRF, via the coding sequence CACGGCCACTCTCGTGGTCGCCATGACGGCGATCGGCGCGGGCGCGTGGGCCACAGACCCGGTGCAGCTGGGTTCGGCGTACGTCCTCGACCAGACAGGGGCGCTCGGGAGCGACGAGCTCGCCGCCGCCGAGGCGGAGCTGACCGACCTCTCCTCCTCCACCGAAGCCGACCTCTACGTCGTCTTCGTCGACGCGTTCACCGACCCGTCCGACAGTGAGCAGTGGGCCACGATCGTCGCCCAGGAGAACGGCCTCGGCCCGTCGCAGTACCTCCTGGCCGTCTCCACCGAAGGTCGCCAGTACTACCTCTCCGCCGACTCCGACGGCCCGCTGAGCGAGCAGGAGGTCAGGGCGGCCGAGGCCGCCGCACAGCCGTTCCTCCGCGAGGGCGACTACGCCGGGGCGATCACCGCGACGGCGGACTCGATGCGCTCCGCCCTCGGCGCGGGCGGCGGAGCGGGCGCGGGCGGGTTCACGGGCATCATCTGGGTCATCGTCATCGCAGCCGTGGTCGTACTCGTGATCTGGCTCGTCCTGCGCAGCCGCAGGAAGAAGTCCGGCCAGGTCGCGGGCGGTGCCGGCGTGCCCGCCGTCGAGCAGCTGCCGATCGAGGAGCTCGAACGGCGTGCGGCATCCGCCCTCGTGCAGACCGACGACGCAATCAAGACCAGCGCTCAGGAGCTCGGGTTCGCCAGGGCCCAGTTCGGCGACGCCGCCACGACGGAGTTCGAGCAGGCCCTCGCGACCGCGAAGACGAACCTCGACGAGGCCTTCACCCTGAAGCAGCAGCTCGACGACGCGACCCCGGATTCGGACCAGGACGTCCGCGGCTGGAACACGCGCATCGTCGCGCTGTGCGAGCAGGCCAATGCGCTTCTCGATGAGAAGGCCGAGGCGTTCGACGAGCTCCGCAAGCTGGAGCAGAACGCGCCTGAGGCGCTCGCGCGGATCCAGGACCAGCACGCCAGGGCCGCGGCATCCCTCGACGGCGCCGCCGCCCGCCTGCAGACCCTCCGCTCGTCGTATGCCGCCGAGGCGCTCGCGACCGTCGCCGACAACCCGGATCAGGCGCGCCAGCGCCTCGCTTTCGCCGACGAGCAGCTCGCGGCCGCGCAGGCGTCGATCGGCGCCGGCAAGGGCGGCGAGGCCGCCGTCGGCATCCGTGCCGCCGAGGAGGCGGTCGGCCAGGCGGTGCTGCTCGAAGACGCGATCGGCAAGCTGGCCGACGACCTCGCCGAGGGCGAGCGCAGCGCGGCCGCCCTCGTCGCCGAGCTCGAGCAGGACGTCGTCACGGCCCAGGCCCTCCCCGACCCCGACGGTCGTGTGGCAGCGGCGATCACGGCCACCGCTCAGCAGATCGACGCCGCGAAGGCCAACCTGGCGAGCTCGGCCAAGCGGCCGCTCGTCACACTTCAGAGCCTCGAGGCGGCGAACCGGCAGATCGATGCGCTCGTGCAGGGCATCCGGGATGCCGAGGCCCAGACGCAGCGCGCGCGGCAGATGGTCGGGCAGCTGATCATGCAGGCGCAGGCGCAGGTCTCGACCGCCGAGGACTACATCACGGCCCGGCGCGGAGCGGTCGGCGCGGAGGCGCGCACGCGCCTGGCCGAAGCCGGGGCGGCGCTGGTGAGGGCCCAGCAGCTCCAAGCGGACGACCCGCAGCAGGCGATGCAGCACGCCCAGCGCGCCGACCAGCTCGCCGGCCAGGCGATCCAGCTCGCACAGGGCGACGTCGGCTCGTTCGAGGGCGGCGGCATGTTCGGCGGCGGTCAGCAGCAGGGCGGCGGTGGCGGCAACGTGCTCGGCGCCGTGCTCGGCGGCATCCTCATCAACTCCATGATGGGTGGTGGCGGCGGCCGATCGTCCGGCGGCGGAAGCCTCGGCGGCATGTTCGGCGGGGGTTCCTCCGGCGGCGTGCGCCCCGGCAGCTTCGGCGGGGGCGGCACACGCGCTCGTCGAGGAGGTGGTCGCTTCTGA
- a CDS encoding Fe-S oxidoreductase, with product MSPIPTPPADWRRVADRAVERGRRFDRGIPSFLLDSPVSRVGYWYGTTVGWVWGSIWSTGRIEKREGLWVFRGLPKWAFARGGVCVGGCFLTGDGRVTTHLLRHEAVHKRQWERYGFLMPFLYLFAGRNPLRNRFEIEAGLEDGNYVPRGAV from the coding sequence GTGAGCCCCATCCCCACGCCGCCCGCAGACTGGCGAAGGGTCGCCGACCGTGCTGTGGAGCGCGGCCGCCGATTCGACCGGGGCATCCCCTCGTTCCTGCTCGACTCGCCCGTCAGCCGCGTCGGCTACTGGTACGGCACGACGGTGGGCTGGGTGTGGGGGTCGATCTGGAGCACGGGGCGCATCGAGAAGCGCGAAGGACTGTGGGTCTTCCGGGGGCTGCCGAAGTGGGCGTTCGCCCGCGGCGGTGTCTGCGTCGGCGGATGCTTCCTCACGGGCGACGGTCGCGTCACCACCCATCTCCTGCGGCACGAGGCGGTGCACAAGCGCCAGTGGGAGCGGTACGGCTTCCTGATGCCCTTCCTCTACCTCTTCGCCGGGCGCAACCCCCTGCGCAACCGCTTCGAGATCGAGGCCGGCCTCGAGGACGGCAACTACGTTCCCCGAGGCGCGGTCTGA
- a CDS encoding DNA alkylation repair protein: MPDTTLDEALADLAALEDPRMRAANEARGDDHGINLSRMRALAKRIKADQPLARELWATGETSARLLALLICRPREFDADELDRMLRETRVPKVNDWFVNYVAKKTPLAEELRLRWFDDADPTVAAAAWSLTTERVVKSPDGLDLDRLLDLIERDMKDAPGRLQWAMNETLAQIGIHDAALRPRAVRIGEELQVLADYPTPPGCTSPFAPIWIAEIVRRREG, from the coding sequence ATGCCCGACACCACGCTCGACGAGGCGCTCGCCGACCTGGCCGCTCTCGAAGACCCCAGGATGCGCGCGGCCAACGAGGCGCGCGGCGACGACCACGGCATCAACCTCAGCCGGATGCGCGCGCTGGCGAAGCGGATCAAGGCCGATCAGCCTCTGGCCCGAGAGCTCTGGGCGACGGGCGAGACGTCCGCTCGGCTGCTCGCACTGCTGATCTGCCGCCCCCGCGAATTCGACGCCGACGAGCTGGACCGGATGCTGCGCGAGACGCGGGTGCCGAAGGTGAACGACTGGTTCGTGAACTACGTCGCCAAGAAGACGCCGCTCGCCGAGGAGCTGCGTCTGCGGTGGTTCGACGACGCCGACCCGACCGTGGCGGCGGCGGCATGGTCGCTGACCACCGAGCGCGTGGTCAAGAGCCCGGACGGGCTCGACCTCGACCGCCTCCTCGACCTGATCGAGCGTGACATGAAGGACGCCCCCGGTCGCCTCCAGTGGGCGATGAACGAGACCCTCGCCCAGATCGGCATCCACGACGCGGCCCTCCGCCCCCGCGCGGTGCGGATCGGGGAGGAGCTCCAGGTGCTCGCGGACTACCCGACGCCACCCGGATGCACCTCGCCCTTCGCGCCGATCTGGATCGCCGAGATCGTGCGGCGCAGGGAAGGCTGA
- a CDS encoding SIP domain-containing protein — protein MSHSTEHSAAACRSSRHTRVQHLITADESSFAELEAVLATLPICSTGRVFIEIPDASWQADISVPSRMVLTWLDRSQRSGAPGTSRGCAAGEALSRAVTAWSNEMLCAEDDETRIHLLGGYLGTADIVDHLIGMGIAAGQIHAPEQYGLATAH, from the coding sequence ATGAGCCACTCCACCGAGCACAGCGCCGCGGCCTGCCGTTCTTCCCGGCACACGCGCGTGCAGCATCTGATCACGGCCGACGAGTCCTCGTTCGCCGAGCTCGAGGCTGTGCTGGCGACGCTCCCGATCTGCTCGACGGGCCGGGTGTTCATCGAGATCCCGGATGCCTCGTGGCAGGCCGACATCTCGGTTCCGAGCCGCATGGTGCTGACCTGGCTCGACCGCTCCCAGCGCAGCGGCGCCCCGGGCACGAGCCGCGGCTGCGCGGCGGGTGAGGCGCTCTCGCGCGCCGTGACCGCGTGGTCGAACGAGATGCTGTGCGCCGAGGACGATGAGACCCGCATCCATCTGCTGGGCGGCTACCTCGGCACGGCCGACATCGTCGACCACCTCATCGGCATGGGCATCGCCGCCGGCCAGATCCACGCCCCCGAGCAGTACGGACTGGCGACCGCGCACTGA
- a CDS encoding carboxymuconolactone decarboxylase family protein, with the protein MTEERRVHLSRSAPPAYQALAAFSKSVGAIAGESGIDDRLKELVQIHTSQLNGCAYCVRVHVERAVKAGITADIVAQLPVWRESGVFSERERAGLELAEAFVYIHEEGVPDDVYNSVGTVLSEKEYVALSWILVSINAFNRVAIAGRYSVPPRDDLVGEDRDAASGAAW; encoded by the coding sequence ATGACCGAAGAGCGCCGTGTCCACCTCTCGCGTTCGGCCCCTCCCGCGTACCAGGCGCTCGCCGCGTTCTCGAAGTCCGTCGGCGCGATCGCCGGCGAGAGCGGCATCGACGACCGGCTGAAGGAGCTCGTCCAGATCCACACGTCGCAGCTGAACGGCTGCGCGTACTGCGTGCGGGTGCACGTGGAGCGGGCCGTCAAGGCGGGCATCACGGCCGACATCGTGGCGCAGCTGCCGGTGTGGCGAGAGTCGGGGGTCTTCTCCGAGCGCGAGCGGGCGGGCCTCGAGCTCGCCGAGGCGTTCGTCTACATCCACGAGGAAGGCGTCCCCGACGACGTCTACAACAGCGTGGGAACGGTGCTGAGCGAGAAGGAGTATGTCGCGCTCAGCTGGATCCTGGTGTCGATCAACGCCTTCAACCGGGTGGCCATCGCGGGACGCTACAGCGTTCCGCCGCGCGACGACCTCGTCGGTGAGGACCGGGACGCCGCCTCAGGCGCCGCGTGGTGA
- a CDS encoding ABC transporter substrate-binding protein has product MLRRTALAATALLAAGALLLSACSSGADQAPTTSAAPDPDASVAIRLVLEPENLDIRQTAGAALDQILVDNVYQGLVARTPEQEIVPSLASDWTVSPDGLTYTFTLREGVTFHDGQALTPQDVVWSLETRRATPAWSDSARLANVTSVTAEGQEITLTLAAPDSSLLWNLTGRAGIILKEGDTVDYSTAANGTGPFTLDDWRQGASITYLRNDAYWGEPAQVAEVVFDYIPDNQAALNAALAGEVDVLTGFDANLKEQIEADGDFALVLGQSTDKGTLAFNQSAGSPLADQRVRQAIRQAIDHDAFVEALASGETQYGPIPSLDPGYEDLADVAPYDPEAARALLEEAGVEDLTLTLKIPNFYSTTIPQILVSNLNEVGITLEVDSVDFSTWLNDVYVNRDYDLSFVLHTEARDFENWANPDYYFTYDNPEVQELYAESLAATDEGEAAQLLADAARIVSEDAAGDWLYTGASVVAVGDNITGMPSINVNERLNLAELAKSNG; this is encoded by the coding sequence ATGCTTCGTCGCACCGCCCTCGCCGCGACCGCGCTCCTCGCCGCAGGAGCCCTCCTGCTCAGCGCCTGCAGCTCCGGCGCAGACCAGGCGCCGACCACCAGCGCGGCGCCCGATCCCGATGCGTCGGTCGCGATCCGGCTCGTGCTCGAACCCGAGAACCTCGACATCCGCCAGACCGCCGGCGCAGCCCTCGACCAGATCCTCGTCGACAACGTCTATCAGGGGCTCGTCGCCCGCACTCCCGAGCAGGAGATCGTGCCCTCTCTCGCGAGCGACTGGACGGTCTCGCCCGACGGGCTGACGTACACCTTCACGCTCCGTGAGGGCGTGACGTTCCACGACGGCCAGGCCCTCACCCCCCAGGACGTCGTGTGGTCGCTCGAGACCCGGCGCGCCACCCCGGCATGGAGCGACTCGGCCCGGCTCGCGAACGTGACGTCCGTCACGGCCGAGGGACAGGAGATCACCCTGACGCTGGCCGCGCCCGACTCCAGCCTGCTGTGGAATCTCACGGGGCGCGCCGGCATCATCCTCAAGGAGGGCGACACCGTCGACTACAGCACCGCCGCGAACGGCACCGGCCCGTTCACGCTCGACGACTGGCGTCAGGGCGCCAGCATCACGTACCTCCGCAACGACGCGTACTGGGGCGAGCCTGCGCAGGTCGCCGAGGTCGTCTTCGACTACATCCCCGACAACCAGGCGGCCCTCAACGCCGCGCTCGCGGGCGAGGTCGACGTCCTCACCGGGTTCGACGCGAACCTGAAGGAACAGATCGAGGCGGACGGCGACTTCGCCCTCGTCCTCGGCCAGTCGACCGACAAGGGCACCCTCGCGTTCAACCAGAGCGCCGGCAGCCCGCTCGCCGACCAGCGGGTGCGCCAGGCGATCCGCCAGGCGATCGACCACGACGCGTTCGTCGAGGCGCTCGCCTCGGGCGAGACGCAGTACGGCCCGATCCCGTCGCTCGACCCCGGATACGAGGACCTCGCCGACGTCGCACCGTACGACCCGGAGGCGGCACGCGCGCTCCTCGAGGAGGCCGGAGTCGAGGACCTCACCCTGACGCTCAAGATCCCGAACTTCTACTCCACGACGATCCCGCAGATCCTCGTGTCGAACCTCAACGAGGTCGGAATCACCCTCGAGGTCGACTCGGTGGACTTCTCCACCTGGCTCAACGACGTGTACGTCAACCGGGACTACGACCTGAGCTTCGTCCTCCACACCGAGGCGCGTGACTTCGAGAACTGGGCGAACCCCGACTACTACTTCACCTACGACAACCCCGAGGTGCAGGAGCTGTACGCCGAGTCGCTCGCCGCGACGGACGAGGGCGAGGCCGCGCAGCTCCTGGCGGATGCCGCGCGCATCGTGTCGGAGGACGCCGCGGGCGACTGGCTGTACACCGGGGCGTCCGTCGTCGCGGTCGGCGATAACATCACCGGTATGCCCTCGATCAACGTGAACGAGCGCCTGAATCTCGCCGAGCTGGCCAAGAGCAACGGGTGA
- a CDS encoding PspA/IM30 family protein, with translation MAKQSIFGRISTLMKANINALLDSAEDPQKMLDQLVRDFTNSIADAEAAVAETIGNLRLLERDHQEDVQAAAEWGSKALAASRKADELRTAGSTADADKFDNLAKIALQRQISEENEAKAVEPTIASQTEVVAKLKDGLNGMKQKLEQLKSKRSELLARAKTAEAQNKVHDAVKSIDVLDPTSELGRFEDKVRRQEALAAGKQELAASSLDAQFESLEDVGELTEVEARLAALKTGSAPAQAAIDAPSAPYTP, from the coding sequence ATGGCGAAGCAGTCCATCTTCGGTCGTATCTCGACCCTCATGAAGGCGAACATCAACGCACTCCTCGACTCTGCCGAGGACCCGCAGAAGATGCTCGACCAGTTGGTGCGCGACTTCACCAACAGCATCGCCGACGCGGAGGCGGCGGTCGCCGAGACAATCGGCAACCTGCGCCTCCTCGAGCGCGACCACCAGGAAGACGTCCAGGCGGCGGCGGAGTGGGGCAGCAAGGCTCTCGCGGCGAGCCGCAAGGCCGACGAGCTGCGCACCGCGGGCAGCACGGCCGACGCCGACAAGTTCGACAACCTCGCCAAGATCGCTCTCCAGCGTCAGATCAGCGAGGAGAACGAGGCCAAGGCGGTCGAACCGACGATCGCGTCGCAGACCGAGGTCGTCGCCAAGCTCAAGGACGGCCTGAACGGCATGAAGCAGAAGCTGGAGCAGCTGAAGTCCAAGCGCTCCGAGCTCCTCGCCCGCGCCAAGACGGCGGAAGCCCAGAACAAGGTGCACGACGCGGTCAAGTCGATCGACGTGCTCGACCCGACGAGCGAGCTCGGCCGGTTCGAAGACAAGGTCCGCCGCCAGGAGGCCCTCGCCGCCGGCAAGCAGGAGCTCGCGGCATCCAGCCTCGACGCACAGTTCGAGAGCCTCGAGGACGTCGGCGAGCTCACCGAGGTCGAGGCGCGCCTCGCCGCGCTGAAGACGGGCTCCGCCCCGGCGCAGGCGGCCATCGACGCGCCGAGCGCGCCGTACACGCCGTAG
- a CDS encoding tyrosine-protein phosphatase: protein MTDPDDLVVPGAVNLRDVGGLPAGPTVTRHGVLYRSGNLAQLDERGTTALGGLRLRRIIDLRADEEVAHAPSRVDGLGIVTQRVPLFLGSVESFFADDISLDEMYRRLVEDSAAGVVEVVRGIVADQPVLVHCTVGKDRTGVTVALTLAAAGVDLEAVVADYARTEGLLPERRNRRVVEILRSMHPEAVHLEDLATRSPAPVMRALLDGVAERYGSAADYLRAHGLADDEISELRRILLRDA, encoded by the coding sequence GTGACCGACCCCGACGATCTCGTCGTCCCGGGGGCGGTGAACCTGCGGGACGTCGGCGGGCTGCCCGCGGGCCCGACGGTGACGCGTCACGGCGTGCTCTACCGCTCGGGCAATCTGGCCCAGCTCGACGAGCGCGGTACGACCGCACTCGGCGGGCTGCGCCTGCGTCGCATCATCGACCTGCGCGCCGACGAAGAGGTCGCGCACGCACCGAGCCGTGTCGACGGGCTCGGGATCGTCACGCAGCGCGTTCCTCTGTTCCTCGGGTCGGTGGAGTCGTTCTTCGCCGACGACATCAGTCTCGACGAGATGTACCGCCGCCTCGTCGAGGACTCGGCGGCGGGAGTGGTCGAGGTGGTGCGCGGCATCGTCGCCGACCAGCCGGTGCTCGTCCACTGCACGGTGGGGAAGGACCGCACGGGGGTGACCGTCGCGCTCACTCTCGCCGCGGCCGGGGTCGACCTCGAGGCCGTGGTCGCGGACTACGCGCGCACCGAGGGCCTGCTGCCCGAGCGGCGCAACCGCCGGGTGGTCGAGATCCTGCGGTCGATGCATCCGGAGGCGGTGCACCTGGAGGATCTCGCGACGCGCTCCCCGGCGCCGGTCATGCGCGCGCTGCTCGACGGCGTCGCCGAGCGCTACGGCTCTGCTGCGGACTACCTGCGCGCGCACGGCCTCGCCGACGATGAGATCTCTGAACTGCGGCGGATCCTGCTGCGCGATGCGTGA
- a CDS encoding alpha/beta fold hydrolase produces the protein MSDAIDEFSFLPEQAADAGIDRPVPRGERLSLRLADGRTLSALRYTPEGSPDASPVVTFLHGAGLNAHTWDTTILGLGLPALAIDLPGHGDSSWRDDFAYVARVLAPDVAAGMDAWTDVPQVLVGQSLGGLTAAAVAASRPDLVRELVVIDITPGVDPNAGPTQIRDFFAGPTDWASRDELVDRALAFGLGGGTRRKAERGVFFNSRVRPDGRVEWKHHFAHLAAATAAAGPDAVAAAEPSDAVSAVLGESGWEDLAAVAAPTTLIRGARGYVTEADAAQFAERVPEASVLVVPAGHNVQEDIPKDLGALVRELAGND, from the coding sequence GTGAGCGACGCCATCGACGAGTTCTCCTTCCTCCCCGAGCAGGCCGCCGACGCGGGCATCGACCGTCCCGTCCCCCGCGGCGAGCGCCTGTCGCTCAGGCTGGCCGACGGCCGGACGCTGAGCGCCCTGCGCTATACCCCCGAAGGGTCGCCGGATGCCTCGCCCGTCGTCACCTTCCTGCACGGCGCCGGCCTCAACGCCCACACGTGGGACACCACGATCCTCGGGCTCGGGCTCCCGGCCCTCGCCATCGACCTCCCCGGTCACGGCGACTCGTCGTGGCGCGACGACTTCGCGTACGTCGCGCGAGTGCTCGCGCCCGACGTCGCCGCCGGGATGGATGCCTGGACCGACGTGCCGCAGGTGCTCGTGGGCCAGTCGCTCGGCGGCCTCACCGCGGCGGCGGTCGCGGCATCCCGGCCCGATCTCGTGCGCGAGCTCGTCGTCATCGACATCACCCCCGGCGTCGATCCGAACGCGGGCCCCACCCAGATCCGCGACTTCTTCGCCGGACCCACCGACTGGGCCTCGCGCGACGAGCTCGTCGACCGCGCCCTCGCGTTCGGACTCGGCGGCGGCACGCGCCGCAAGGCCGAGCGAGGCGTGTTCTTCAACTCGCGCGTGCGCCCCGACGGACGCGTCGAGTGGAAGCACCACTTCGCCCACCTCGCCGCCGCGACGGCTGCAGCCGGGCCCGACGCCGTGGCCGCCGCGGAGCCGTCCGACGCGGTCTCCGCCGTGCTCGGCGAGTCCGGCTGGGAGGATCTCGCTGCCGTCGCCGCCCCGACGACGCTGATCCGCGGCGCGCGCGGCTACGTGACCGAGGCGGATGCCGCGCAGTTCGCCGAACGCGTGCCCGAGGCATCCGTCCTCGTCGTTCCCGCCGGTCACAACGTGCAGGAGGACATCCCGAAGGACCTCGGCGCGCTGGTGCGCGAGCTCGCCGGGAACGATTAA
- a CDS encoding ABC transporter permease produces the protein MIRYTLTRLALLLLGLLVASVLIFLSLRVLPGDVAQLIAGTNSTPEQIAAIRERLGLDQPLPAQYLEWIGGVLRGELGTSLLTGSTVASELAEKAQVTVPLGVMALTIAVVFSVPLGVLSAMRRGRADGTALSVGAQTLAAVPVVWAGMMLVVVFAVWLGWLPAQGFPRAGWQDPWAAFRALILPALTIGIVEGAMLMRFVRSATLQAVGQDHVRTGAAKGLTRNAALIRHGLPDVGLSVITVLGLQVAGIIVGAVIIEQLFTLPGIGRMLVADVSARDLPKVQGELLVLTGFVLVVGFVVDLVHRVIDPRQREAA, from the coding sequence GTGATCAGATACACGCTGACGCGTCTGGCCCTGCTCCTGCTCGGCTTGCTCGTCGCCAGCGTGCTGATCTTCCTCTCGCTGCGGGTGCTGCCCGGCGACGTCGCACAGCTCATCGCGGGCACCAACAGCACGCCCGAGCAGATCGCCGCGATCCGGGAGCGCCTGGGCCTCGACCAGCCGCTCCCGGCGCAGTACCTCGAGTGGATCGGAGGGGTGCTCCGCGGTGAGCTGGGCACATCCCTGCTGACCGGGTCGACGGTCGCGAGCGAGCTCGCCGAGAAGGCGCAGGTCACCGTGCCGCTCGGCGTCATGGCGCTGACGATCGCGGTGGTCTTCAGCGTGCCGCTCGGGGTGCTGTCGGCGATGCGACGCGGCCGTGCGGACGGCACCGCGCTGAGCGTCGGAGCCCAGACTCTCGCGGCCGTGCCCGTCGTCTGGGCGGGAATGATGCTCGTCGTGGTGTTCGCCGTCTGGCTCGGCTGGCTGCCCGCACAGGGCTTCCCGCGTGCGGGCTGGCAGGATCCGTGGGCCGCCTTCCGCGCGCTGATCCTGCCGGCCCTCACGATCGGCATCGTCGAGGGGGCGATGCTCATGCGATTCGTCCGCAGCGCCACGCTGCAGGCCGTCGGGCAGGACCACGTCCGCACCGGCGCGGCCAAGGGCCTCACCCGCAACGCTGCGCTCATCCGCCACGGTCTGCCCGACGTGGGGCTGTCGGTGATCACGGTGCTCGGCCTGCAGGTCGCCGGCATCATCGTCGGCGCGGTCATCATCGAGCAGCTGTTCACCCTCCCCGGGATCGGTCGGATGCTCGTCGCCGACGTGAGCGCGCGCGACCTTCCGAAGGTGCAGGGCGAGCTGCTCGTGCTCACCGGGTTCGTCCTCGTCGTCGGCTTCGTCGTCGACCTCGTCCACCGCGTGATCGATCCGCGGCAGAGGGAGGCGGCATGA
- a CDS encoding arginase family protein: MTRYLVVPQWQGSPSSRAMQLIDGAQAIAGDLPRSSTTILDVPMEAGEALGTGIHRLSALQRIREQIAAALDSHDDVVLTVGGDCGVALEPIAHAARRVPSLAVVWMDAHPDLNTPDSSPSGAFSGMVLRAVLGDGAPGLALPPGAVSSERTFVVGARSYDEAELAAVADLGITTLAVDALRDPGALAAAIRASGAEGLYIHVDVDVLDPAEVTGNAHPEPFGVTVAELTAAIAALRAELPLVGASLTGYSPASAATATDDLGAILRVVGALA, from the coding sequence ATGACGCGCTACCTCGTTGTGCCGCAGTGGCAGGGAAGCCCGTCCTCGCGGGCCATGCAGCTCATCGACGGGGCGCAGGCGATCGCCGGAGATCTGCCGCGCTCGTCGACGACGATCCTCGATGTGCCCATGGAGGCCGGCGAGGCCCTGGGCACCGGCATCCATCGCCTCAGCGCCCTCCAGCGGATCCGCGAGCAGATCGCAGCGGCCCTCGACTCGCACGACGACGTCGTGCTGACGGTCGGGGGCGACTGCGGCGTCGCGCTCGAGCCGATCGCTCATGCCGCGCGCCGGGTGCCATCCCTCGCCGTGGTGTGGATGGACGCCCATCCCGACCTGAACACTCCGGACTCGTCGCCGTCCGGAGCCTTCTCGGGAATGGTGCTGCGGGCGGTCCTCGGCGACGGCGCTCCCGGCCTCGCGCTCCCCCCGGGCGCCGTGTCCTCCGAGCGCACCTTCGTCGTCGGCGCCCGTTCGTACGACGAGGCCGAGCTCGCCGCCGTGGCCGACCTGGGCATCACGACGCTCGCCGTCGATGCGCTGCGCGATCCCGGTGCACTGGCGGCGGCGATCCGCGCGAGCGGAGCGGAGGGGCTCTACATCCACGTCGACGTCGACGTGCTCGACCCGGCGGAGGTGACCGGCAACGCCCATCCCGAGCCGTTCGGCGTGACCGTCGCCGAGCTCACCGCGGCGATCGCCGCCCTCCGTGCCGAGCTGCCTCTCGTGGGCGCCTCCCTGACGGGCTACTCCCCCGCGTCGGCGGCGACGGCGACCGACGACCTCGGCGCCATCCTGCGCGTGGTCGGGGCGCTCGCGTGA